From a region of the Pogona vitticeps strain Pit_001003342236 chromosome 7, PviZW2.1, whole genome shotgun sequence genome:
- the TSPOAP1 gene encoding peripheral-type benzodiazepine receptor-associated protein 1 isoform X2 produces MKNQEEAQPSGEVACGSGHVLIGTPESDGQGLGAMPETESPPGDPGAPPAPEDEVLSQGSSPCSSEATPESTGPCAAEGASWGQADPSPQYGVTYRCLLRQNQVLLTALEELQSRCASLKKENNLLRKTCFPETQEKVRHLKRKNAELAIIAKRLEERARKLQEANLKVVNASVVMKGSCAGLCKKALARQRATDLRDQATALLAKDKQIKALQQECQELQAKITSGKEISPPLLDFHHLLRESQKEVLRLQRQIALKNFKASTGSPCGRGSRDASGAPSVGLGPPMASRATTCPNGFSPPRGSRVREELSPATEAASKTALGVLHLTQRRVGDKSSFSVKKGVTATTPEIKHQIQQLESELRRKRKQCENLEYEVRKKHRRYAELEIQLQEVRSDNARLSEENASLHGQVEWIEKVESQNADLRLQVAVVTEERDSALQKTQELQTRLESIGQALKHMRDVAERRQHLELEHEKALQALQKKQEEVRQLQQAQAEARKEHEGAVQLLEESLDCMQARVRELESQCQSHTEQFNFLTQELKRYRLQTVKIGSPPSPPLAMPEVAFATCCASPPQLLEDIKEKGPERVSVSPSHCLKVQDEEGEGVSPAAPRHPSLVVPSVARSPDIHLLPVASKKAIKKLESQSSSSRSESIPTTSPKSCPTPEVDTASEMEELDIDSVSLIPEPENPSPVKLRVFLARYSYNPFDGPNENPEAELPLTAGEYIYVYGEMDEDGFFEGELMDGRRGLVPSNFVERVSDDDLVAFFPGELNDLSQSSPVERSFLSTSISSGEKSDYSIEEISASAGPSRLEGDLGGVSAAVPYPRKVSLIKQFRSSLLVGWEPPLLPAGSSEIQSYNVYVDAEIHQNVKAGSQTKAVLEKLDLKTRAYRVSVQSVSEKGASDCLRCTFLVGRDFALAPSQLKVRSIGATSAEIVWVPSNSNFPHAIYLNGQPRDVAKAGVYWYAFHNLNPSTPYVARVEVRPQPGGWESPQEQPLAAEIHFTTASAGSPDPPLDVRVEPGPTPGILVISWLPVTIDAEGSSNGVRVTGYAVYADGRKVIELTSPTAGSVLVEVSQLQILQACREVSVRTISLYGESADSVPAQIPSVLLEGAGGSSPGLTSRLPSADRRTFSALPTSRASGSDLDSAAHLLVNKFNSEAKVGHEKGPNSLLAERSPNNPASQASDPSTDPKADPPPREEADSHVTSTEDPATLPEVLHKGPGENSQEQLLAVRERERENPGSHVSNLEMCPNCPAEQDLRMGSPERRAGNEASLQGAEMSSPDRLFVAGEDGADDGGQNERGAPEAANGSSGRAKLLKEIPRDDANGLVTRVKREGEKRLDPGNRPLNLLADHSRGSDLSDIIEEEEEDEEEEETRPSGQWAALKGDPSKCPSGENGEKQQEPGDTDSDDEILERILEMPLPNNCRKALFSIPEVAEEEEEEEEAEAWGKPPPSHPASPPPEKKAGDFDLEEPRGPTRRMALSPPASPLRENIYQNLPDKMWPARGHPPPSRREDMRRPSPASRGWERDCMEQQTKPAGEWRGPRRSKEKVQWTRKQRSDANPERRAYQTRGGLYRAQSLKENLDIISSLGVQQISDLCLGARPRPHQASPRRTTVQEPGGEPFRGVSRSLSPESMEISIEYDSDDDLTVTSTAASQPSSDGRADGSPTDCEEGWSDCSGSVPSSGPRELKRCSSWEEESAEWSGSPVGSPGLRRRIASEERSRSLERSPALWRAVHERPGREGARAPSLHTWAATDDGFLESLSSATWRAPTRRGRRLRRKRREAAATGDRSSAGAWRSPSPETMDEEDSSRLFVALFDFDPVSMSPNPDAAEEELPFQEGQVLKVYGHKDADGFYRGECGGRIGYIPCNMVSEIQVDSERARQQLLQEGRLSADRLEEHPENSAFSPPAQRPRTRPPKPRRSKKVGQKRKDTVSNFGECSFHEVKTGVSSIPYNHAV; encoded by the exons ATGAAAAATCAAGAGGAGGCCCAGCCCTCGGGAGAGGTCGCCTGTGGCTCTGGGCATGTCTTGATCGGCACCCCTGAGTCTGATGGGCAGGGTCTGGGGGCCATGCCAGAAACGGAGAGCCCCCCGGGAGACCCTGGGGCACCGCCAGCCCCAGAGGATGAGGTGCTCTCTCAGGGAAGCTCGCCGTGCTCCTCCGAGGCCACACCAGAGAGCACGGGGCCGTGCGCTGCGGAAGGAGCCAGCTGGGGCCAGGCGGATCCCTCGCCACAG TATGGGGTGACCTATCGCTGCCTCTTGCGCCAGAATCAGGTCCTCCTCACAGCCCTGGAGGAGCTGCAGTCCCGCTGTGCCAGCCTGAAGAAGGAGAACAACCTTCTG CGCAAGACCTGCTTCCCGGAGACGCAAGAGAAAGTGAGACACCTCAAGCGGAAGAATGCTGAGCTGGCCATCATCGCCAAGCGCCTGGAGGAGAGAGCCAGGAAGCTTCAAGAAGCCAACCTCAAAGTG GTGAATGCCTCAGTCGTCATGAAGGGCTCGTGCGCGGGTCTCTGCAAGAAAGCACTGGCCCGCCAGCGAGCCACTGACCTGCGGGATCAAGCCACCGCCCTGCTGGCCAAAGACAAGCAGATCAAGGCCCTGCAGCAGGAATGCCAGGAGCTGCAAGCCAAAATCACATCCGGAAAG GAGATTTCCCCGCCTCTCCTGGACTTCCATCACCTCCTCCGGGAGTCTCAGAAGGAGGTCCTACGGCTTCAAAGGCAAATAGCACTGAAGAATTTCAAAGCTTCCACGGGCTCTCCATGTGGACGGGGTTCGAGAGATGCCTCCGGGGCTCCCTCAGTGGGTTTGGGGCCACCCATGGCCTCCAGGGCCACCACCTGCCCGAATGGCTTTTCTCCGCCAAGGGGGTCACGGGTTCGAGAAGAGCTGTCCCCTGCCACGGAGGCAGCAAGCAAG ACAGCTCTGGGAGTACTTCATTTGACCCAAAGACGGGTTGGAGACAAAAGTTCCTTCTCTGTAAAAAAGGGGGTCACTGCCACCACCCCAGAGATCAAACATCAGATTCAGCAGCTG GAGTCCGAACTCAGGAGGAAGCGAAAACAGTGTGAAAACCTTGAATATGAAGTGAGGAAGAAACACAGGCGATATGCCGAGCTT GAGATCCAACTTCAGGAAGTAAGAAGCGATAATGCCCGGCTGTCTGAGGAGAACGCTTCGCTACACGGACAAGTGGAATGGATAGAGAAG GTTGAATCTCAGAATGCTGACTTGAGGCTGCAGGTGGCCGTGGTGACCGAAGAACGGGATTCTGCTCTCCAGAAAACCCAGGAACTGCAGACCAGGCTGGAGAGCATCGGGCAAGCGCTGAAG CACATGAGAGATGTCGCGGAACGAAGGCAGCATCTGGAGCTCGAACATGAGAAAGCGCTGCAGGCCTTGcagaagaaacaggaagaagTCAGGCAACTCCAACAG GCCCAGGCTGAAGCGCGGAAGGAGCATGAAGGAGCTGTCCAGCTCTTAGAG GAAAGCCTGGATTGCATGCAG GCCCGTGTGAGGGAGTTGGAGAGCCAGTGCCAAAGCCATACAGAGCAGTTCAACTTTCTCACTCAAGAGCTCAAGCGGTATCGCCTGCAGACAGTGAAGATTGGGTCCCCGCCTTCCCCTCCGCTAGCGATGCCTGAGGTTGCCTTTGCCACCTGCTGCGCATCTCCTCCTCAGCTCTTGGAGGAcatcaaggagaaag GTCCAGAACGTGTCTCTGTGTCTCCAAGCCACTGCCTCAAAGTTCAGGATGAAGAAGGGGAAGGCGTCTCTCCAGCGGCCCCTCGGCACCCGAGCCTTGTGGTCCCTTCCGTGGCCAGAAGTCCAGATATTCACCTCCTTCCCGTGGCCTCCAAGAAAGCCATCAAGAAGCTGGAGTCTCAGTCGAGTTCCTCGCGGTCAGAATCCATACCCACCACCAGCCCCAAATCTTGTCCAACTCCCGAG GTGGACACAGCCAGCGAGATGGAAGAGCTGGACATTGATAGCGTCTCACTGATCCCAGAGCCAGAGAACCCCAGCCCAGTGAAACTTCGGGTCTTCCTCGCTCGTTACAG CTACAACCCTTTTGATGGCCCCAACGagaatcctgaagctgagctccCGCTGACGGCCGGCGAATATATTTACGTCTATGGGGAAATGGATGAAGATGGTTTCTTCGAAG GGGAGCTGATGGATGGCCGCAGAGGTCTGGTCCCCTCCAATTTCGTGGAGCGTGTTTCAGACGACGACCTGGTGGCCTTCTTCCCTGGGGAGCTCAACGATCTCTCCCAGAGCTCGCCTGTGGAGCGCAGTTTCCTCAGCACGAGCATCAGCAGCGGTGAGAAAAGCGACTACTCTATTGAAGAAATCAGTGCCAGCGCTGGGCCGTCGAGGCTCGAAGGGGACCTGGGAGGGGTCTCCGCGGCAGTGCCTTACCCCAGAAAAGTGAGCCTCATTAAACAGTTTCGCTCCAGCCTCCTGGTGGGGTGGGAGCCGCCTCTCCTCCCCGCCGGCTCCTCGGAGATCCAGAGCTACAATGTCTACGTGGACGCGGAAATCCATCAGAACGTAAAGGCAGGATCCCAGACCAAAGCCGTGTTAGAAAAGTTGGACTTGAAAACAAGAGCGTATCGCGTCTCCGTGCAGAGCGTTTCGGAGAAAGGGGCCTCGGACTGCCTCCGATGTACGTTCCTGGTGGGGCGGGATTTTGCCTTAGcgcccagccagctcaaggtccGGAGCATCGGCGCCACGTCGGCCGAGATTGTTTGGGTGCCGAGCAACAGTAACTTCCCACATGCCATATACCTCAATGGGCAGCCGCGGGATGTGGCGAAGGCTGGCGTCTACTGGTACGCCTTCCATAACTTGAATCCCAGCACTCCCTACGTCGCCCGCGTAGAAGTACGGCCCCAGCCCGGAGGCTGGGAGTCCCCCCAAGAGCAGCCGCTGGCCGCCGAGATCCACTTCACGACCGCTTCGGCCG GGTCTCCGGATCCTCCTCTGGATGTCCGGGTAGAGCCCGGCCCCACCCCAGGCATTCTCGTGATCAGCTGGCTGCCGGTCACCATTGACGCGGAAGGATCCTCCAATGGGGTGCGGGTCACCGGTTACGCTGTGTACGCTGACGGACGAAAG gTAATTGAGCTCACCTCCCCGACAGCAGGCAGTGTCTTGGTGGAGGTTTCACAGCTGCAAATTCTGCAGGCCTGCCGGGAAGTGTCTGTAAGAACCATCTCTCTTTACGGGGAATCCGCAGACTCTGTGCCGGCTCAGATCCCCTCGGTCTTGTTAGAAGGCGCCGGGGGTTCGTCGCCCGGCCTCACCTCTCGGCTTCCGTCTGCGGACAGACGGACTTTCTCCGCTTTGCCCACTTCCCGGGCTTCTGGATCGGACCTGGATTCTGCTGCTCACCTTTTAGTCAACAAGTTCAATTCTGAGGCTAAAGTTGGCCACGAGAAGGGACCGAACAGCCTGCTGGCGGAGAGATCCCCAAACAACCCGGCATCTCAAGCTAGCGATCCCTCGACGGACCCGAAAGCAGATCCTCCGCCAAGAGAAGAAGCGGATTCTCATGTGACATCGACCGAAGATCCAGCCACGCTCCCGGAGGTGTTACACAAGGGTCCTGGAGAAAACAGCCAG GAGCAGCTCCTCGCAGTCCGAGAACGAGAGAGGGAGAATCCAGGCAGCCACGTCAGCAACCTGGAAATGTGTCCGAACTGTCCTGCGGAACAAGATTTGAGAATGGGATCTCCGGAGAGAAGGGCGGGCAACGAGGCAAGCCTTCAGGGTGCAGAAATGTCTTCTCCTGACAGGCTGTTCGTGGCAGGAGAGGATGGTGCCGATGACGGGGGCCAGAACGAGAGGGGAGCCCCGGAAGCGGCGAACGGATCCTCAGGGCGAGCGAAGCTGCTGAAGGAGATCCCCAGGGACGACGCGAACGGGCTGGTGACCAGGGTCAAGAGAGAG GGAGAGAAAAGGTTGGATCCAGGAAACCGTCCTCTGAACCTCCTGGCCGATCACAGCCGTGGGTCGGATCTTTCCGATAttatagaggaagaggaggaagacgaagaggaggaagaaacgaGGCCTAGTGGGCAGTGGGCAGCCTTGAAAGGGGACCCGAGCAAATGTCCCAgtggagaaaatggagaaaag cagcaagagCCGGGCGATACGGACAGCGACGACGAGATCTTGGAACGGATTCTGGAAATGCCTTTGCCGAACAATTGCAGGAAAGCCCTGTTTAGCATCCCGgaagtggcagaggaggaagaagaggaggaggaagccgaAGCCTGGGGGAAACCTCCCCCCAGCCATCCGGCTTCTCCCCCTCCAGAGAAAAAAGCGGGGGACTTCGACCTTGAGGAGCCCCGGGGCCCTACCAGAAGGATGGCgctctctcctcctgcttctcctctcAGGGAGAACATCTACCAAAATCTCCCGGACAAGATGTGGCCAGCAAGGGGTCACCCTCCGCCGTCTAGGAGAGAGGACATGAGGAGACCCTCTCCAGCTTCCCGGGGATGGGAACGGGACTGTATGGAGCAGCAAACCAAGCCTGCTGGGGAATGGAGAGGCCCCCGGCGTAGCAAGGAGAAAGTCCAGTGGACCAGGAAGCAACGGTCGGACGCAAACCCGGAACGCAGGGCCTACCAGACCAGAGGAGGTCTTTACAGAGCGCAGAGCTTGAAAGAGAACTTGGACATCATCTCCAGCCTCGGGGTGCAGCAGATCTCTGACCTGTGCCTCGGGGCCAGGCCGAGGCCCCACCAAGCGTCTCCGAGAAGGACGACGGTCCAGGAGCCGGGGGGCGAACCCTTCCGAGGTGTCTCCCGCAGCCTGAGCCCCGAGAGCATGGAGATCAGCATCGAATACGACTCGGACGATGACCTGACTGTGACCTCCACTGCGGCCAGCCAGCCGAGCTCTGACGGCCGGGCCGACGGGTCGCCCACGGACTGTGAGGAAGGCTGGAGTGACTGCTCCGGATCCGTGCCGTCCAGCGGGCCGAGGGAGTTGAAGCGGTGCAGCAGCTGGGAGGAGGAGAGCGCGGAGTGGAGCGGGTCCCCCGTGGGCTCGCCTGGCTTGAGACGGAGAATCGCCTCGGAGGAGCGGAGTCGGAGTCTGGAGCGTAGCCCTGCGCTCTGGAGAGCCGTGCATGAGCGGCCGGGGCGAGAGGGGGCCCGGGCACCGTCCCTGCACACCTGG GCAGCAACGGATGATGGCTTTCTGGAGTCGCTAAGCTCAGCAACGTGGCGGGCCCCCACCCGAAGAGGCCGAAGACTACGGAGAAAGAGGCGAGAAGCAGCAGCCACAGGAGATCGTAGTTCTG CAGGTGCTTGGCGGAGCCCTTCTCCAGAAACGATGGACGAGGAGGACTCATCACGGCTATTTGTGGCCCTCTTCGACTTTGATCCCGTCTCCATGTCTCCCAACCCGGACGCGGCCGAAGAAGAACTCCCGTTTCAAGAGGGCCAGGTTCTGAAG GTCTATGGCCACAAGGACGCAGACGGCTTCTACCGGGGGGAATGTGGCGGCAGAATCGGATACATCCCGTGCAACATGGTCTCCGAGATCCAGGTGGACAGCGAGAGGGCACGCCAGCAGCTCTTACAGGAAGGACGCCTCTCCGCTGATCGGCTGGAGGAACATCCAG